In the Brassica napus cultivar Da-Ae chromosome A7, Da-Ae, whole genome shotgun sequence genome, one interval contains:
- the LOC106353973 gene encoding probable pectate lyase 5, with protein sequence MALLHLSLSLFSCLFLVLAPTYVASSHVSDPELVVQEVNQHINASRRNLGVLSCGTGNPIDDCWRCDPKWEKNRQRLADCAIGFGKRAIGGRDGKIYVVTDPSDKDAVNPKPGTLRHAVIQEEPLWIIFARDMVIKLKEELIMNSFKTIDGRGANVHIAGGACITVQYVTNIIIHGISIHDCKKRGNAYVRDSPSHYGWRTASDGDAVSIFGGSHVWVDHCSLSNCADGLVDVIHGSTAITISNNYLTHHDKVMLLGHSDSYTRDKNMQVTIAFNHFGEGLVQRMPRCRHGYFHVVNNDYTHWKMYAIGGSAAPTINSQGNRFLAPNDKVFKEVTKYEDAPQSKWKNWNWRSEGDLFLNGAFFTPSGGRASSKYAKASSLSARPSSLVASVTGNAGALSCKKGSRC encoded by the exons ATGGCACTTCTTCACTTGTCTCTCTCCCTCTTCTCATGTCTCTTCCTTGTCCTAGCTCCGACTTACGTTGCTTCCTCTCATGTCTCCGACCCTGAACTCGTTGTTCAAGAAGTTAACCA ACATATAAATGCTTCTAGGAGGAATCTTGGTGTCCTCTCATGTGGGACCGGAAATCCAATAGACGACTGCTGGAGATGCGACCCCAAGTGGGAGAAAAACCGACAACGACTAGCTGATTGCGCCATCGGGTTTGGCAAACGCGCAATAGGCGGCCGTGACGGCAAAATATACGTGGTGACCGACCCGAGCGACAAAGACGCGGTTAACCCTAAACCCGGAACGCTAAGACACGCTGTGATCCAGGAAGAACCGCTATGGATCATCTTCGCACGTGACATGGTCATAAAGCTGAAAGAAGAGCTGATCATGAACTCCTTCAAGACCATAGATGGACGTGGAGCGAACGTCCACATCGCTGGCGGCGCGTGCATCACTGTCCAGTACGTGACTAACATCATCATCCACGGCATAAGCATCCACGACTGCAAGAAGAGAGGCAATGCTTACGTTAGAGATTCTCCATCGCATTATGGGTGGAGGACTGCGTCTGATGGTGACGCCGTCTCTATTTTTGGTGGATCCCACGTGTGGGTAGACCATTGCTCGTTGTCGAACTGCGCGGACGGTCTGGTCGACGTGATCCATGGGTCGACGGCCATTACGATCTCTAATAACTACTTGACGCACCACGACAAAGTGATGCTTTTGGGACACAGTGATTCGTACACGAGAGACAAGAACATGCAAGTCACCATTGCTTTTAATCATTTTGGTGAAGGGCTTGTTCAGAGAATGCCCag ATGTAGGCATGGATATTTTCATGTGGTAAATAACGATTATACGCATTGGAAAATGTATGCAATTGGTGGGAGTGCGGCTCCAACGATTAACAGTCAAGGCAATAGATTTCTTGCTCCAAACGATAAAGTCTTTAAAGAG GTGACTAAATACGAAGATGCACCTCAAAGCAAATGGAAGAATTGGAACTGGAGATCAGAAGGTGACTTGTTCTTAAACGGTGCGTTCTTCACGCCCTCAGGTGGAAGAGCTTCTTCAAAGTATGCAAAAGCTTCTAGTCTGTCCGCTAGACCGTCCTCGTTGGTAGCTTCCGTCACGGGCAATGCTGGTGCTCTCTCTTGTAAGAAAGGATCTCGATGTTAA
- the LOC125576289 gene encoding protein terminal ear1-like: MSQTGYPGHLNPTAPMFLPANLNPVPFFIPTRIYLPLPPHPPPPPPPPYPRFFSCFAGPLPPAPPPHLPPSLSIPTRTLVLLPVPADVSESSIRRDLEVFGEVRGVQMERAHEGIVIVHFYDLRHSRTALREIRERHMHQQQVRFGRGYTAARGLVSGRTVWAHFVFPHFRAVPEGNNQGSLVIMNLEPTVSSAALRQIFEAYGQVKELRDTPFKREQRFVEFYDVRDAALARREMDGKAIDGKPIIVQFSRPGGFNKKLILASRFNKSFLSNIHHPPPPPPPQPHFRRQVPTPASQLRRRGPVKGKPVKPNFSSGDNGLYEQNKKRSKMHTTKKNSIVDGRFTIHEDAIAESRDGRTTVMIKNIPNKYTQKLLLDMLDAHCNDCNEEIVSEGNQTPMSSYDFVYLPIDFGNKCNMGYGFVNMTTPEAVWRLYKAFHNNHWRLFQSSKICEVTYARVQGLESLKEHFKHLKLPCVEMEYKPVIFSPARDGRLMTKPIAIVVDLGTRPVEDSCPSRAETVTSCSFSIERSDGWLGERTEDGGVSDDEGETVVKI, encoded by the exons ATGTCTCAAACCGGTTACCCTGGACACCTTAACCCAACAGCTCCGATGTTCTTACCGGCGAACCTAAACCCAGTTCCTTTCTTTATCCCGACAAGAATCTACCTCCCTCTTCCTCCTCATCcccctcctcctccgccgccgccTTACCCTCGTTTCTTCTCTTGTTTCGCCGGACCTCTCCCTCCCGCTCCTCCTCCTCACCTTCCCCCGTCGTTGTCTATACCGACCAGAACCCTAGTGCTGCTACCAGTCCCCGCTGACGTCAGCGAGTCATCGATTCGTCGGGACCTGGAGGTGTTCGGCGAGGTGCGCGGAGTCCAAATGGAGAGAGCGCACGAAGGTATCGTGATCGTTCACTTCTACGATCTGAGACACTCGCGAACAGCGCTTAGGGAGATACGCGAGCGCCACATGCATCAACAACAGGTGCGTTTCGGACGTGGATACACGGCGGCGCGTGGGCTCGTCTCGGGAAGAACCGTGTGGGCCCATTTCGTGTTTCCTCATTTCAGGGCGGTTCCCGAGGGGAACAACCAAGGGTCGCTTGTGATTATGAACTTGGAACCCACCGTCTCTTCCGCAGCTCTCCGTCAGATTTTCGAGGCTTATG GGCAAGTGAAGGAGCTGAGAGATACGCCGTTTAAAAGAGAACAGAGATTCGTTGAGTTTTACGACGTCAGAGACGCGGCATTAGCTCGCCGGGAGATGGACGGAAAAGCTATCGACGGGAAACCGATCATCGTCCAGTTTAGCCGTCCCGGTGGGTTTAACAAAAAGCTCATCCTCGCCTCACGCTTCAACAAAAGCTTCCTTTCCAACATTCACCATCCACCGCCGCCGCCTCCGCCTCAGCCGCATTTCCGTCGTCAAGTTCCAACTCCGGCGAGTCAGTTAAGAAGACGAGGTCCGGTTAAGGGAAAACCGGTCAAACCCAACTTCTCTTCCGGTGATAATGGACTGTACGAGCAAAACAAGAAGCGGTCTAAGATGCATACGACGAAGAAGAATAGTATCGTCGATGGTCGCTTCACCATACACGAAGACGCCATTGCGGAGTCTAGAGACGGTCGTACCACCGTGATGATAAAAAACATCCCGAACAAGTACAC CCAGAAGCTGCTTTTGGATATGCTGGACGCACATTGCAATGACTGTAACGAAGAGATCGTCAGCGAAGGGAACCAGACGCCCATGTCGTCTTATGACTTTGTCTACCTCCCAATTGACTTCGg CAACAAATGCAATATGGGATATGGGTTTGTGAACATGACAACACCTGAAGCTGTGTGGAGACTTTACAAGGCCTTCCACAATAATCACTGGAGACTCTTCCAGTCGAGTAAGATCTGTGAGGTCACTTATGCTCGAGTCCAG GGTCTCGAGTCGTTGAAGGAACACTTTAAGCACTTGAAGCTACCATGCGTAGAAATGGAGTACAAGCCGGTGATTTTCTCGCCGGCGCGTGACGGGCGGTTGATGACGAAGCCTATCGCCATTGTTGTTGACCTCGGGACCAGACCAGTGGAAGATAGCTGTCCCTCTCGTGCCGAAACTGTCACATCTTGTTCGTTTTCGATTGAGAGAAGTGATGGTTGGCTTGGGGAGAGAACCGAGGACGGCGGCGTTTCGGATGACGAAGGCGAAACAGTAGTGAAGATTTAA
- the LOC106353974 gene encoding uncharacterized protein LOC106353974, which yields MVKVLTYFGMTLAAFAFWQSMDKVHVWIALHQDEKQERMEKEAEVKRVRAELLRKAREEDPLA from the exons ATGGTGAAGGTGTTGACATACTTTGGGATGACATTGGCTGCTTTCGCCTTCTGGCAATCTATGGACAAAGTTCATGTCTGGATCGCTCTTCATCAAGACGAGAAg CAAGAGAGAATGGAGAAGGAAGCGGAGGTTAAGCGGGTTAGAGCAGAGCTGCTGCGGAAAGCTAGAGAGGAGGATCCTCTTGCCTga
- the LOC106355919 gene encoding histone-lysine N-methyltransferase, H3 lysine-9 specific SUVH7-like, with amino-acid sequence MSPTKTNGLRSWSVESDDDNNPIENISSPPTSLMVSPFRFFDDETYYTTPYLPSTVSSFQTIIDEAIFDETYNPTTFYPLIDSPFQTLDDQTFNITYPSTLEVGPLQTVDDENRNTKPPPPLDVPPLPTINGETHKTEPPLPTLEITLPQTVDNNINNTPPPTLEVPPLPTIDGEPHKAEPPLPTLEITLLQTITLPQTVDNNINNTPPPTLEVPPLPTIDAEAYKTEPALPTLEITLPQTVDNNINNTPLPPLEVPPLPTIDGEPHIIEPPLPTLEITLLQTVDNNINNTPPTLEVPPLPTIDAEAHKTEPPLPTLEITLLQTVDNNINNTPPPPPVVSSLQAIVPYETNKDSIAATDGPSSGAIKRKRGRPRGSKNSTMAIQKPKPYDSNSKVVTSCPSFDSGISEAERETGNKEVADSVLMRFDAVRRRLCQLKCFKGPLLPTALANCKNLGVKTNAKKRIGSIPGVNVGDIFYYWGEMSLVGLHMLMVAGIDYLTIKDGATEGPLATSVVTSGRYDDETEDTQTLIYIGHGRKTRDQELRGGNSALKESKLKGNEVRVIRGEEDPNNKGRKIYIYDGLYIVSDSWAAEGKSGFKEFKFKLLRKPDQPAGYANWKSSKNWSKCTDNSRKGLILQDLSYGAETLPVPLVNEIDENDKEMPQDFSYVNSSTCPSMTIVQNYQYTACIDCHQVQLCEDPTCICVQRNGGDLPYHNRILVCRKPMVYECGDMCPCPPDCHNRVTQTGLKIRVEVFKTEKYGWGLRSLEPIRAGTFICQLIGMAKRIHDLDEHDEYVFDSSRVYNQFKWNYEPELVGEDCWDQVPEAYKLRWRMVVSSKAYGNVSRFMNHSCYPNVMWQPVEYEDSRQPCVRIAFFAMKHIPPLTELRYDYGMSCRTEEVGEDGKTIFKGKKICHCGSVKCQGSFG; translated from the exons ATGAGTCCAACTAAGACTAACGGGCTTAGAAGTTGGAGTGTTGAATCTGACGATGATAACAATCCCATTGAAAATATATCATCACCACCAACTTCTCTAATGGTCTCACCGTTTCGATTCTTTGATGATGAAACCTACTACACAACACCATATCTTCCTTCAACAGTCTCATCCTTTCAAACCATTATCGATGAAGCCATCTTCGATGAAACCTACAACCCAACAACATTTTATCCTCTAATAGACTCACCGTTTCAAACCCTTGATGATCAAACCTTCAACATAACATATCCCTCTACTCTAGAGGTCGGACCTCTTCAAACTGTTGATGATGAAAACCGTAACACAAAACCACCTCCTCCTCTAGATGTCCCACCCCTTCCAACCATTAATGGCGAAACCCACAAAACAGAACCACCTCTTCCTACCCTGGAGATCACCTTACCTCAAACTGTTGATAATAATATTAACAACACCCCTCCTCCTACTCTAGAAGTCCCACCCCTTCCAACCATTGATGGTGAACCCCACAAAGCAGAACCACCTCTTCCTACTCTGGAGATCACCTTGCTTCAAACT ATCACCTTGCCTCAAACTGTTGATAATAATATTAACAACACCCCTCCTCCTACTCTAGAAGTCCCACCCCTTCCAACCATTGATGCTGAAGCCTACAAAACAGAACCAGCTCTTCCTACTCTGGAGATCACCTTGCCTCAAACTGTTGATAATAATATTAACAACACCCCTCTTCCTCCTCTAGAAGTCCCACCCCTTCCAACCATTGATGGTGAACCCCACATAATAGAACCACCTCTTCCTACTCTGGAGATCACCTTGCTTCAAACTGTTGATAATAATATTAACAACACCCCTCCTACTCTAGAAGTCCCACCCCTTCCAACCATTGATGCTGAAGCCCACAAAACAGAACCACCTCTTCCTACTCTGGAGATCACCTTGCTTCAAACTGTTGATAATAATATTAACAAcacacctcctcctcctccagtgGTCTCATCGCTTCAAGCCATTGTACCATATGAAACCAACAAAGACTCCATTGCTGCTACTGATGGTCCTAGTTCTGGTGCAATCAAAAGAAAACGTGGTCGGCCAAGGGGTTCAAAGAACTCTACGATGGCCATACAAAAGCCGAAACCTTATGATTCCAACAGCAAAGTGGTTACGTCTTGCCCAAGTTTCGACTCGGGGATAAGCGAAGCAGAGAGAGAAACAGGAAACAAAGAAGTAGCTGATTCAGTTCTGATGCGGTTTGATGCGGTGAGGCGTCGGCTATGCCAGCTAAAGTGCTTTAAAG GACCCCTACTTCCAACCGCTCTCGCTAACTGTAAGAATTTGGGTGTTAAGACTAATGCGAAGAAAAGAATCGGCTCGATTCCTGGAGTAAATGTGGGTGACATATTTTACTATTGGGGAGAGATGTCCTTAGTTGGGCTACACATGCTGATGGTTGCTGGTATTGACTATCTAACTATCAAAGACGGTGCAACAGAAGGTCCTCTAGCTACAAGTGTGGTAACTTCAGGACGCTACGATGACGAAACAGAAGACACTCAAACTTTAATTTATATTGGACATGGTCGTAAAACTCGTGATCAGGAACTTCGAGGAGGAAACTCTGCGTTGAAGGAAAGTAAACTGAAAGGAAATGAAGTTAGAGTGATAAGAGGTGAAGAAGATCCCAACAACAAGGGTAGAAAGATTTACATCTATGATGGCCTTTACATTGTGTCAGATTCATGGGCAGCTGAAGGAAAATCCGGGTTCAAAGAGTTCAAGTTCAAATTGCTGAGAAAGCCAGACCAACCTGCTGGTTATGCAAATTGGAAGTCATCTAAAAACTGGAGTAAGTGTACGGATAATTCAAGAAAAGGTTTGATACTTCAAGATCTTTCATATGGAGCCGAGACTTTACCAGTCCCATTGGTGAATGAAATTGATGAGAATGACAAGGAGATGCCTCAAGATTTCAGCTACGTCAACTCTTCGACTTGTCCAAGTATGACGATCGTTCAGAACTATCAATATACCGCATGCATCGATTGTCATCAAGTTCAGTTATGCGAAGATCCAACGTGCATTTGTGTCCAAAGGAACGGTGGCGACTTGCCATACCATAACCGTATTCTAGTTTGTCGTAAGCCAATGGTTTATGAATGTGGCGACATGTGTCCTTGTCCTCCCGACTGCCACAACAGAGTGACTCAAACTGGTTTGAAAATTCGCGTTGAAGTGTTTAAGACGGAGAAATACGGTTGGGGGTTACGTTCGTTGGAGCCGATTCGAGCAGGGACTTTCATTTGTCAGTTGATTGGTATGGCTAAGAGAATACATGACTTAGACGAGCATGACGAATATGTGTTTGATTCTTCTCGCGTTTACAACCAGTTCAAGTGGAACTACGAGCCGGAGCTCGTGGGTGAAGATTGTTGGGACCAAGTCCCTGAAGCTTACAAGCTTCGATGGCGAATGGTTGTCAGCTCGAAAGCGTATGGAAATGTCAGCCGGTTCATGAACCATAGCTGTTATCCGAATGTTATGTGGCAGCCTGTTGAATATGAAGATTCTCGTCAACCGTGTGTTCGCATTGCGTTTTTTGCGATGAAACATATACCTCCACTGACGGAGCTGAGATATGATTATGGAATGTCTTGTAGAACTGAAGAGGTTGGAGAAGATGGGAAGACAATTTTCAAAGGCAAGAAGATTTGTCATTGTGGTTCAGTCAAGTGTCAAGGCTCTTTTGGATga
- the LOC106353975 gene encoding protein SIEVE ELEMENT OCCLUSION C, protein MDSTSSISALTEDIIVEQILRTHDPDGRWIDSKTLLQEVEAILSFVLQSDVSKPLLTENCMTDIEVFESKETLPYAISRISVQMLCPCMGENEIHTRTMVLFDLLKEYRWDAKAVLVLGALAATYGGLLLPIHLGSNDPVAASIATLNQLPIERTTFRPWLNPLSLLIKVLVDVTKCITEFERLPFKQAKLDSNLVGETMSKIRLATYWVVKSALACLQQIPYFKQPQQATESRRAAGELSSLGYQLRNMHTRLSKQVEECSTQIEETIYQRLKNINTETHQDNQEVLQLLFSLQDDLLLQQYSRQIAITDLKEKVILLLLSKPELSPTEPFHFLLQQLYHHPSNTNTEILWIPIPTSEKWTEEEKETVNFSSNSLPCISVKRPWLMSSTVLNFLRTEWPYRDGETMVAVMDTNGKVVNMNAMDMVLIWGGKAYPFTASREDELWEEDHTLSLQLMLDGIHPEFNTWVKQEREICLIGSNDSNWVDEINSLARKLQNLGFEFELIDLSKRTVDSMEESSIQELFWLRLESIKRSKLKRIESSKRDRVFEEVTELLEFDSGEHKGWAVVGNGSTAEKEKIVGKKLTERMRRIVRWGEHAAGMSFAEAIRIAEEEEPCEESHTVVVPFEEGLRVVTCEKCKRPMKKFVAYQ, encoded by the exons ATGGATTCCACAAGCAGCATCTCTGCTCTGACTGAAGATATCATAGTTGAGCAGATACTCCGAACACATGATCCAGACGGTCGCTGGATTGATTCCAAAACGTTGCTTCAAGAAGTAGAAGCCATCTTGAGCTTTGTTCTGCAAAGTGAT GTTTCTAAGCCGCTTCTAACAGAGAATTGTATGACCGACATTGAAGTTTTCGAATCAAAGGAGACACTACCATACGCTATCTCCAGAATCTCAGTTCAG ATGCTTTGTCCATGCATGGGGGAAAACGAGATCCATACAAGAACAATGGTTTTGTTCGATCTTCTGAAAGAATACAGATGGGATGCAAAAGCTGTGTTAGTACTTGGAGCCCTTGCTGCAACATATGGAGGACTATTGCTACCAATTCATCTAGGCTCTAATGATCCGGTCGCAGCATCAATTGCAACACTCAACCAGTTGCCTATAGAGAGAACCACGTTCAGACCATGGTTAAACCCTCTAAGCTTGCTCATTAAAGTTCTGGTAGACGTAACCAAATGCATCACTGAGTTTGAAAGGCTACCGTTTAAACAAGCGAAGCTAGACAGCAACCTTGTGGGAGAAACCATGTCTAAAATCCGTCTGGCTACTTACTGGGTCGTCAAAAGCGCACTTGCTTGCCTGCAGCAGATACCTTATTTCAAGCAGCCCCAACAG GCAACAGAATCAAGGAGAGCTGCAGGGGAACTTTCGAGTTTGGGATATCAGTTGCGCAACATGCATACCCGTCTCAGCAAGCAAGTAGAAGAATGCAGTACACAGATAG AGGAAACAATCTATCAAAGGCTTAAAAACATTAACACGGAGACTCATCAAGACAACCAAGAGGTACTCCAACTACTTTTTTCTCTGCAAGATGATTTGCTACTTCAACAATACTCCAGACAG ATAGCTATAACTGACCTGAAAGAAAAGGTAATACTGCTGCTATTATCAAAGCCAGAACTCTCACCCACAGAGCCATTCCACTTCCTGCTTCAACAGCTATACCATCATCCTTCCAACACCAACACCGAAATCTTATGGATTCCAATACCAACGTCCGAAAAATGGacagaagaagagaaggaaacCGTCAACTTCTCCTCCAACTCCCTACCATGTATCTCAGTAAAGCGGCCATGGTTGATGAGCTCCACAGTACTGAATTTCCTAAGAACAGAATGGCCCTACCGAGATGGCGAGACGATGGTGGCGGTGATGGATACTAACGGGAAGGTTGTGAACATGAACGCCATGGATATGGTGCTGATCTGGGGTGGTAAAGCGTATCCATTTACAGCTTCCAGAGAAGATGAGCTTTGGGAGGAAGATCATACATTGTCCTTGCAGCTCATGCTTGATGGCATTCATCCTGAATTCAACACATGG GTGaagcaagagagagagatctgcTTAATTGGAAGCAATGATTCGAATTGGGTTGATGAAATCAATTCATTAGCACGAAAGCTTCAAAATCTAGGGTTCGAGTTTGAGCTGATTGATCTCAGTAAACGAACAGTGGACTCTATGGAAGAGAGCTCGATACAAGAGCTCTTCTGGCTCCGATTAGAATCCATCAAACGATCGAAACTCAAACGAATCGAGTCATCGAAACGCGATCGCGTGTTTGAAGAAGTTACGGAGCTACTTGAGTTCGATTCCGGTGAACACAAGGGCTGGGCCGTCGTCGGAAACGGATCAACGGCGGAGAAGGAGAAGATCGTGGGAAAGAAGCTGACGGAGAGGATGAGGCGGATCGTGCGGTGGGGAGAGCACGCGGCGGGGATGAGTTTCGCGGAGGCGATTCGAAtcgcggaggaggaggagccgtGCGAAGAGAGTCACACGGTGGTGGTTCCGTTTGAGGAAGGTTTGAGAGTTGTCACGTGCGAGAAATGCAAAAGGCCCATGAAGAAGTTTGTTGCCTATCAGTAA
- the LOC106353976 gene encoding E3 ubiquitin-protein ligase RGLG5 isoform X2 codes for MGGSSSKDSNRGGRSSRRYPGSPSASSSASSWGPYGDHQNSSYHTPSHPSASPAPSYNNPRWQTQKNLERKYSRIGDNYRSIDEVTAALSHAGLESSNLIVGIDVTKSNEWTGARSFGRKSLHYIGTTPNPYQQAISIIGKTLSVFDEDNLIPCYGFGDATTHDQDVFSFNANDTFCNGFEEVLMCYREIVPQLRLAGPTSFAPIIERAITIVEESGGQYHVLLIIADGQVTRSVDTEHGAVSPQEQQTIDAIVRASEYPLSIVLVGVGDGPWDTMRQFDDNIPARAFDNFQFVNFTDIMSKSVDPARKEAEFALSALMEIPSQYKATLELGLLGRRTGNCPNRFALPPPTYAAQSMRNSPRTSRSTSFQTRTPQAYDSGVAAATAPVPNARNDGQLCPICLVIPKNMAFNCGHQTCSDCGEDLHVCPICRSSISVRIKLY; via the exons ATGGGAGGAAGCAGCTCAAAGGACTCGAACAGAGGAGGCAGAAGCAGTAGGAGGTATCCAGGTAGCCCTTCTGCGAGCTCGTCTGCTTCTTCTTGGGGGCCTTACGGAGACCACCAGAACAGCTCCTATCACACGCCAAGCCATCCATCTGCAAGCCCTGCACCTTCCTATAACAATCCTCGTTGGCAAACTCAGAAGAATCTTGAGAGGAAGTATTCACGGATTGGTGATAACTACCGCTCCATCGATGAG GTTACTGCTGCTCTTTCACATGCTGGCTTGGAGTCCTCGAATCTGATTGTTGGTATTGATGTCACCAAGAGCAACGAGTGGACAG gggcGAGATCATTTGGTAGGAAGAGCCTGCATTACATTGGAACTACTCCAAACCCTTATCAGCAAGCTATTTCCATCATTGGAAAGACTTTATCGGTTTTCGATGAAGATAACTTGATCCCATGTTATGGATTCGGAGATG CTACAACACATGATCAGGATGTATTTAGTTTCAATGCCAATGATACATTCTGTAATGGATTTGAAGAAGTTCTCATGTGTTACAGAGAGATTGTCCCCCAGCTACGCCTTGCAG GTCCGACATCTTTTGCACCGATTATCGAAAGGGCCATAACGATTGTGGAAGAAAGTGGAGGCCAGTACCATGTTCTTCTCATAATCGCTGATGGACAG GTGACAAGAAGTGTTGATACAGAGCATGGGGCAGTCAGTCCACAAGAGCAGCAGACCATTGACGCCATTGTTAGAGCAAG CGAGTATCCATTGTCGATAGTTCTTGTTGGTGTCGGAGACGGCCCTTGGGACACCATGAGACAGTTTGACGACAACATCCCCGCTCGTGCCTTTGACAACTTCCAGTTTGTGAATTTTACGGATATAATGTCAAAGAGCGTTGATCCAGCAAGGAAAGAGGCAGAGTTTGCGCTTTCCGCGTTGATGGAGATCCCATCTCAGTACAAAGCCACCCTTGAGCTTGGTTTACTAGG AAGAAGAACTGGAAACTGTCCAAACAGGTTTGCGCTTCCACCACCAACTTATGCTGCTCAGTCTATGCGCAACAGTCCAAGAACTTCAAGATCAACCAGCTTTCAGACCAGAACACCACAAGCGTATGATAGTGGTGTTGCTGCCGCTACTGCACCAGTTCCAAATGCTCGTAATGATGGCCAGCTTTGTCCTATATGTTTAGTGATACCAAAGAACATGGCTTTCAATTGTGGTCATCAG ACTTGCTCAGATTGTGGGGAAGACCTCCACGTTTGTCCCATTTGCCGAAGCTCAATATCGGTTCGTATCAAGCTTTATTAA
- the LOC106353976 gene encoding E3 ubiquitin-protein ligase RGLG5 isoform X1, which translates to MLLEVLQAIVLFILFWIWLSVMGGSSSKDSNRGGRSSRRYPGSPSASSSASSWGPYGDHQNSSYHTPSHPSASPAPSYNNPRWQTQKNLERKYSRIGDNYRSIDEVTAALSHAGLESSNLIVGIDVTKSNEWTGARSFGRKSLHYIGTTPNPYQQAISIIGKTLSVFDEDNLIPCYGFGDATTHDQDVFSFNANDTFCNGFEEVLMCYREIVPQLRLAGPTSFAPIIERAITIVEESGGQYHVLLIIADGQVTRSVDTEHGAVSPQEQQTIDAIVRASEYPLSIVLVGVGDGPWDTMRQFDDNIPARAFDNFQFVNFTDIMSKSVDPARKEAEFALSALMEIPSQYKATLELGLLGRRTGNCPNRFALPPPTYAAQSMRNSPRTSRSTSFQTRTPQAYDSGVAAATAPVPNARNDGQLCPICLVIPKNMAFNCGHQTCSDCGEDLHVCPICRSSISVRIKLY; encoded by the exons ATGCTTCTTGAAGTGTTGCAGGCGATTGTGTTGTTCATCTTGTTCTGGATTTGGTTGTCTGTGATGGGAGGAAGCAGCTCAAAGGACTCGAACAGAGGAGGCAGAAGCAGTAGGAGGTATCCAGGTAGCCCTTCTGCGAGCTCGTCTGCTTCTTCTTGGGGGCCTTACGGAGACCACCAGAACAGCTCCTATCACACGCCAAGCCATCCATCTGCAAGCCCTGCACCTTCCTATAACAATCCTCGTTGGCAAACTCAGAAGAATCTTGAGAGGAAGTATTCACGGATTGGTGATAACTACCGCTCCATCGATGAG GTTACTGCTGCTCTTTCACATGCTGGCTTGGAGTCCTCGAATCTGATTGTTGGTATTGATGTCACCAAGAGCAACGAGTGGACAG gggcGAGATCATTTGGTAGGAAGAGCCTGCATTACATTGGAACTACTCCAAACCCTTATCAGCAAGCTATTTCCATCATTGGAAAGACTTTATCGGTTTTCGATGAAGATAACTTGATCCCATGTTATGGATTCGGAGATG CTACAACACATGATCAGGATGTATTTAGTTTCAATGCCAATGATACATTCTGTAATGGATTTGAAGAAGTTCTCATGTGTTACAGAGAGATTGTCCCCCAGCTACGCCTTGCAG GTCCGACATCTTTTGCACCGATTATCGAAAGGGCCATAACGATTGTGGAAGAAAGTGGAGGCCAGTACCATGTTCTTCTCATAATCGCTGATGGACAG GTGACAAGAAGTGTTGATACAGAGCATGGGGCAGTCAGTCCACAAGAGCAGCAGACCATTGACGCCATTGTTAGAGCAAG CGAGTATCCATTGTCGATAGTTCTTGTTGGTGTCGGAGACGGCCCTTGGGACACCATGAGACAGTTTGACGACAACATCCCCGCTCGTGCCTTTGACAACTTCCAGTTTGTGAATTTTACGGATATAATGTCAAAGAGCGTTGATCCAGCAAGGAAAGAGGCAGAGTTTGCGCTTTCCGCGTTGATGGAGATCCCATCTCAGTACAAAGCCACCCTTGAGCTTGGTTTACTAGG AAGAAGAACTGGAAACTGTCCAAACAGGTTTGCGCTTCCACCACCAACTTATGCTGCTCAGTCTATGCGCAACAGTCCAAGAACTTCAAGATCAACCAGCTTTCAGACCAGAACACCACAAGCGTATGATAGTGGTGTTGCTGCCGCTACTGCACCAGTTCCAAATGCTCGTAATGATGGCCAGCTTTGTCCTATATGTTTAGTGATACCAAAGAACATGGCTTTCAATTGTGGTCATCAG ACTTGCTCAGATTGTGGGGAAGACCTCCACGTTTGTCCCATTTGCCGAAGCTCAATATCGGTTCGTATCAAGCTTTATTAA
- the LOC106406459 gene encoding DEAD-box ATP-dependent RNA helicase 16-like translates to MSSDVEKLKKLILHNPVVLTLQEGSDKEEPVPSNVQQFWISCSTQDKLLHILALLKLEVVQKKVLIFINTIDMGFNGH, encoded by the exons ATGAG TTCTGATGTTGAGAAATTGAAGAAATTGATTCTGCACAACCCGGTAGTCTTGACCTTGCAAGAAGGTTCTGACAAGGAAGAGCCCGTCCCAAGTAATGTGCAGCAGTTTTGG ATTTCTTGCAGTACTCAGGATAAACTACTACACATTCTTGCTCTCCTGAAGCTAGAGGTTGTTCAGAAGAAAGTTCTGATATTCATCAATACTATTGACATGGGTTTCAACGGCCATTGA